A DNA window from Candidatus Woesearchaeota archaeon contains the following coding sequences:
- a CDS encoding DUF357 domain-containing protein, with amino-acid sequence MNQITNERLEKYVRITGEALAKAKAAPQLKKAEAADVLDMAQRYYDDALHFKQKGEIVNAFACLNYAHGWLDAGARLGLFKVNDSRLFTVDDE; translated from the coding sequence TGAAAAATACGTTCGGATTACCGGCGAGGCGCTCGCAAAAGCAAAAGCTGCGCCGCAGTTGAAAAAAGCTGAAGCAGCCGATGTTCTTGACATGGCACAGCGGTACTATGACGACGCACTGCATTTCAAGCAGAAAGGCGAAATTGTCAATGCCTTCGCCTGCCTTAATTATGCGCATGGGTGGCTCGACGCGGGTGCTCGTCTTGGCTTGTTCAAGGTGAATGACAGCAGACTGTTTACGGTTGATGATGAATGA
- a CDS encoding DMT family transporter, giving the protein MNLIAVGLILLSAVMHAVRNFYTKKSNDKQVFVWWYELVGAVLFLPVFAYYFWKNGAGGGTGILIGIVSGIIHGTYWITHSRAYEDGDLSHVYPIMRAAPLLVVPFAWIFLNEHISLVGFLGILLMVVGVYVVNMKTVTLKTLFDPIKAIVHERATQWAFVTLLLVTAYSLIDKAGVSAVHPMVFTYYFTVFGFIFFSFFVFTKKRGMMLREVRENKKMILLNGFLGVTGYALTLAALSLEKVSYATGLRQTSALFAVLMGGQLLQEKHKAIRFTAATLMVVGAVLISVAS; this is encoded by the coding sequence ATGAATCTGATTGCAGTGGGACTTATTCTCCTCTCTGCAGTGATGCACGCCGTGCGAAATTTCTACACCAAAAAATCCAATGACAAGCAGGTGTTTGTGTGGTGGTATGAGCTGGTTGGCGCGGTGCTTTTTCTGCCGGTGTTTGCATATTATTTTTGGAAAAACGGAGCAGGCGGCGGCACGGGCATTCTTATCGGCATTGTGTCAGGCATTATCCACGGAACGTATTGGATAACCCACAGCAGGGCATACGAAGATGGTGACTTATCGCATGTCTATCCGATTATGCGCGCCGCGCCGCTGCTTGTAGTTCCGTTCGCATGGATTTTCTTGAATGAACACATTTCGCTGGTTGGATTTTTGGGGATTCTGCTGATGGTGGTGGGTGTGTACGTCGTCAACATGAAAACCGTGACGCTGAAAACGCTTTTTGACCCAATCAAAGCGATAGTGCATGAGCGTGCAACACAATGGGCGTTTGTCACGCTGCTCTTGGTCACTGCCTATTCGCTCATCGACAAAGCCGGCGTTTCGGCAGTGCACCCAATGGTATTCACCTATTATTTCACGGTGTTTGGCTTTATTTTTTTCTCGTTCTTTGTCTTCACAAAAAAACGCGGCATGATGCTGCGCGAAGTCAGGGAAAACAAAAAAATGATTCTGTTAAATGGCTTTCTCGGCGTCACCGGCTATGCGCTCACGCTTGCAGCGCTTTCGCTGGAAAAAGTGAGTTATGCCACTGGGCTGCGGCAGACCAGCGCGCTGTTCGCCGTGCTGATGGGTGGGCAGTTGTTGCAGGAGAAACATAAGGCGATACGGTTTACTGCTGCGACACTGATGGTTGTTGGGGCGGTACTGATTTCGGTTGCATCATAA
- a CDS encoding RNA-guided pseudouridylation complex pseudouridine synthase subunit Cbf5 has translation MHQLPFEIATRKILVKRDTPADPTRGCIPEQRPIKELIKYGVVNIDKPRGPTSHQVSAYVQKILSISKSGHSGTLDPNVTGVLPVALSHATKVTHSLLTAGKEYVGVMHLHKPVAEEELKKAIKAFTGTIDQLPPRKSAVKREERERDIYYFEILEIAENDVLFRVGCQAGTYIRKLCHDIGEKLGCGAHMAELRRTKAGPFKEDTLATLQDLQDAWWYYEKNGEEKQLRKIIQPVECAVAHLPKIWALDSAVSTLCHGADLKMPGVAKVETDIEKGTRVAVMTLKGELIALGDAQMTSIEILEKEKGLAVKIEKVFMEPSAYGRKEESA, from the coding sequence ATGCACCAACTCCCCTTCGAAATTGCAACGCGAAAAATCCTCGTCAAGCGCGACACACCAGCCGACCCTACACGTGGCTGTATTCCCGAACAACGCCCCATCAAAGAACTCATCAAATATGGTGTGGTGAACATCGACAAGCCCCGCGGCCCGACGAGCCATCAGGTCAGCGCGTATGTGCAAAAGATTCTCAGCATTTCAAAATCAGGCCATTCAGGAACATTGGACCCAAACGTCACCGGTGTACTTCCGGTTGCGCTCTCCCACGCCACCAAAGTGACGCACTCACTTCTGACCGCCGGCAAGGAATACGTCGGTGTCATGCATCTCCATAAGCCTGTTGCTGAAGAAGAATTAAAAAAAGCAATCAAGGCATTCACCGGCACTATTGACCAGCTCCCGCCAAGAAAATCTGCCGTCAAACGCGAAGAGCGGGAGCGTGACATATACTATTTTGAGATTCTTGAAATCGCAGAGAATGACGTGTTGTTTCGCGTCGGCTGTCAGGCAGGCACCTACATCCGGAAATTATGCCACGACATCGGTGAGAAACTTGGCTGTGGCGCCCACATGGCGGAATTGAGAAGAACAAAAGCAGGACCATTTAAGGAAGACACGCTTGCGACACTGCAAGATTTGCAAGACGCATGGTGGTATTATGAAAAAAATGGCGAGGAAAAACAGCTCAGAAAAATCATACAGCCCGTCGAGTGCGCAGTTGCCCATCTTCCAAAAATATGGGCGCTTGACAGTGCTGTCTCTACGCTTTGCCACGGCGCCGACCTGAAGATGCCGGGCGTTGCAAAAGTGGAAACAGACATCGAAAAGGGAACACGCGTCGCGGTCATGACACTCAAAGGAGAACTAATTGCGCTCGGTGATGCGCAGATGACGAGCATTGAGATTCTGGAAAAAGAAAAAGGGCTTGCCGTGAAAATTGAAAAAGTATTTATGGAGCCCAGTGCCTATGGGCGAAAAGAGGAAAGTGCATGA
- a CDS encoding DoxX family protein, whose protein sequence is MNKGKNIALWVVQVLLAALFLFAGTMKFIMPIEEMTKQMPLPALFIYFIGVAEILGGLGLVLPMLLRIKPKLTPIAAGGLFIIMAGATVISVMIGGVATAVFPFAVTVLCAVVAYCRW, encoded by the coding sequence ATGAACAAAGGAAAAAATATCGCGCTCTGGGTGGTGCAAGTGCTTCTTGCCGCACTCTTTCTATTTGCCGGCACGATGAAGTTTATAATGCCGATAGAAGAGATGACAAAACAGATGCCCCTGCCAGCGCTCTTTATCTATTTCATTGGCGTTGCAGAAATACTTGGTGGACTTGGCCTCGTGCTTCCAATGCTGCTTCGCATAAAGCCAAAGCTAACTCCCATCGCAGCAGGCGGACTCTTCATCATTATGGCCGGCGCAACGGTGATTTCAGTGATGATTGGCGGCGTTGCAACAGCGGTATTTCCCTTTGCCGTAACCGTGCTCTGCGCTGTTGTTGCCTATTGTCGTTGGTGA
- a CDS encoding VOC family protein, which produces MNRVVHFEIQAENPEQAATFYKKIFGWTIQKWDSPVMEYWMVMTAEKDSKEPGINGGLLRRPAKTPPQQCGTNAFVCTVQVDNFDETTKKIIAAGGVVAMPKFAIPKMAWQGYFLDTEGNTFGVHQADVNAE; this is translated from the coding sequence ATGAATCGCGTTGTACACTTTGAAATTCAGGCAGAAAATCCTGAACAAGCAGCAACATTTTATAAAAAAATATTCGGATGGACTATCCAAAAATGGGACAGCCCTGTTATGGAATATTGGATGGTTATGACTGCAGAAAAAGACAGCAAAGAGCCGGGAATCAATGGTGGCTTGTTGCGCCGTCCAGCAAAGACGCCGCCACAACAGTGCGGCACGAATGCCTTTGTCTGCACGGTGCAAGTTGATAACTTTGACGAAACCACAAAAAAAATTATAGCCGCTGGCGGTGTGGTCGCGATGCCAAAATTCGCGATTCCTAAAATGGCATGGCAGGGATATTTCCTTGACACTGAAGGCAATACGTTTGGAGTCCATCAAGCCGATGTGAATGCTGAATAA
- a CDS encoding addiction module toxin RelE, with product MREFEIKPELEKILKKLHKKDPVAYEAIMKKIEEVITCLDIEHYKNLSGSMKDRKRVHIASHFVLIFSYNPATDFVSFLDYDHHDNVYG from the coding sequence ATGCGTGAATTCGAAATCAAGCCCGAACTTGAGAAAATTCTTAAAAAGCTTCATAAAAAAGACCCTGTTGCATATGAAGCAATCATGAAGAAAATAGAAGAAGTGATAACGTGTCTTGACATCGAGCATTATAAAAATCTAAGCGGCAGCATGAAAGACCGAAAGCGGGTACACATCGCCAGCCATTTTGTTCTCATTTTTTCCTACAACCCTGCAACTGATTTTGTTTCATTTCTTGATTATGACCATCACGACAACGTGTATGGATAA
- a CDS encoding DUF2683 family protein, protein MTQALIHLNEHEDRVLTIVKGKYGLTTKSDAINFVIERFEQEILEPHLRPEYAEKLKKIEKQKGIPFKSIEALRARIEHA, encoded by the coding sequence ATGACCCAAGCGCTTATACACCTGAATGAACATGAAGACCGCGTGCTTACTATAGTAAAAGGAAAGTACGGCCTCACCACCAAATCAGATGCTATTAATTTTGTTATTGAGAGGTTTGAACAAGAGATTCTCGAACCTCATTTACGGCCGGAATATGCTGAAAAATTGAAGAAGATTGAGAAACAGAAGGGCATTCCGTTCAAAAGCATTGAAGCACTCAGAGCGCGGATAGAACATGCGTGA
- a CDS encoding thioredoxin domain-containing protein: MKLIILALVFSSIFLTACSGKYDSFATCLTEKGAVMYGTDWCSHCKAQKELFGRSFRNIIYVNCDKAPDQCDAAGVEGFPTWVIGNQSSSGTQPLDKLAVMTGCQLA; encoded by the coding sequence ATGAAACTCATTATCCTTGCGCTTGTTTTCAGCTCCATTTTTCTCACCGCCTGCTCCGGCAAATATGATTCCTTTGCAACCTGCCTCACGGAAAAAGGTGCAGTGATGTACGGCACGGACTGGTGTTCACATTGTAAAGCGCAGAAGGAATTATTCGGACGCTCGTTTAGAAACATTATCTATGTCAACTGCGACAAGGCGCCGGACCAATGCGATGCCGCTGGGGTTGAAGGATTCCCTACTTGGGTGATTGGCAACCAGAGCTCTTCAGGGACACAGCCGTTAGATAAGCTCGCAGTCATGACTGGGTGTCAGCTTGCATAA
- a CDS encoding DoxX family protein translates to MHKQEKMLTLLRIALGFVFGWFAIKSLIDPTWGMSWCPPWVTSISPVPLPVMVLITSILEIPVSISFILGLHTKYFAWLGMALLLGIIIALGGPANDVGVRDIGLFFAVALFTVIEPTKWSVDALIKK, encoded by the coding sequence TTGCATAAGCAAGAAAAAATGCTTACTCTTTTGCGCATCGCGCTCGGCTTTGTCTTCGGCTGGTTTGCAATAAAATCATTGATCGACCCAACGTGGGGCATGAGCTGGTGCCCGCCGTGGGTCACCAGTATTTCACCTGTGCCCTTACCAGTTATGGTCTTGATAACCAGCATTCTTGAAATTCCCGTGAGCATTTCTTTTATTCTTGGCCTGCATACCAAATACTTCGCATGGCTCGGCATGGCACTGCTGCTCGGGATTATCATCGCGCTCGGCGGCCCTGCAAATGATGTCGGCGTGCGCGATATTGGATTGTTTTTTGCAGTGGCATTATTCACCGTGATAGAGCCGACGAAGTGGAGTGTTGATGCGCTGATTAAAAAGTAA
- a CDS encoding DUF262 domain-containing protein → MKTTLKEYSVKEICEGFVYNELEGKGLFGLNGNLTIQPEYQRNYIYADGKKDVAVIKSILKGYPIGLFYFNKVGKDKFEVLDGQQRITSVGRYVTEKFAVKDENDMEQYFGGIAVNKQETIMQTKLLIYECEGTESEIREWFQTVNIAGVPLNEQEIFNAIFSGPFVTLAKAEFSNSQNSNIQKWGAYVNGNVKRQDFLARALDWVSKGKIDDYMSKHRYDKNINELKTYFNKVIDWISNTFIDVESEMSGLEWGRFYEEYHKKRYDPKKISAAVHRLYSDPYVKNRRGVFEYILGGEKDTKLLDVRVFDEATKKVVYIAQTDEAKKKGKSNCPLCAIGHTANKSKIWKMDEMDADHVSAWSKGGKTDIKNCQMLCKTHNRAKGNK, encoded by the coding sequence ATGAAAACAACACTAAAAGAATATTCAGTCAAAGAAATTTGCGAAGGATTTGTTTATAATGAATTGGAAGGCAAGGGACTTTTTGGCTTAAATGGAAATTTAACGATTCAGCCAGAATATCAGAGAAATTATATTTATGCAGATGGGAAAAAAGATGTAGCCGTAATAAAGTCAATTTTGAAAGGATATCCAATTGGACTTTTTTATTTCAATAAAGTTGGAAAAGATAAATTTGAAGTTTTAGATGGACAACAAAGAATTACTAGTGTTGGACGATATGTAACAGAAAAATTTGCAGTTAAAGATGAAAATGATATGGAACAATATTTCGGCGGTATTGCAGTAAATAAACAAGAAACAATAATGCAAACTAAATTATTGATTTATGAATGTGAAGGAACAGAAAGTGAAATAAGAGAATGGTTTCAGACAGTCAATATTGCTGGAGTGCCATTAAATGAACAGGAAATTTTTAATGCAATTTTTTCTGGACCATTTGTAACTCTTGCAAAAGCAGAATTTAGCAATTCTCAAAACTCCAATATACAGAAATGGGGGGCTTATGTCAATGGAAATGTAAAAAGGCAAGATTTTTTAGCAAGAGCACTAGACTGGGTGAGCAAAGGTAAAATTGATGATTATATGAGTAAACATCGTTATGACAAAAATATTAATGAACTAAAAACCTACTTTAATAAAGTAATTGATTGGATATCTAACACATTTATTGATGTAGAAAGTGAGATGAGTGGATTAGAGTGGGGACGATTTTACGAGGAATATCATAAAAAAAGATATGACCCTAAAAAAATATCGGCTGCGGTCCACAGATTATATTCGGACCCTTATGTTAAAAATCGAAGAGGAGTGTTTGAATACATTTTAGGTGGAGAAAAAGACACGAAACTTCTTGATGTGCGAGTTTTTGATGAAGCAACAAAAAAGGTTGTTTATATAGCTCAAACAGATGAAGCGAAAAAGAAAGGCAAATCAAATTGCCCTCTTTGTGCTATTGGGCACACTGCTAACAAAAGTAAAATATGGAAAATGGATGAAATGGACGCCGACCATGTTAGTGCTTGGAGTAAAGGTGGAAAGACCGATATTAAAAATTGTCAAATGCTATGCAAAACTCACAATAGAGCTAAAGGGAATAAATAA
- a CDS encoding class I SAM-dependent methyltransferase, translated as MATNVKPDELNYDHYETKKYDDDIARSIPGHEELHRHIDQIIQREYISRGKVKVLELGVGTGLTAERILRQMPNAEYTAVDFSEQMLAGARRRLSQYNITFVNGDYSQIDLPNDNDLVVSVVGIHHQKTNKDKKSLFQKIYHSIAEDGSFIFGDLVTYKDRTEAALNEARHYHHLVEHAENEESLREWAHHHKFLNKLAPLENQVKWLREIGFREVNVVYQKFNTALVYAKK; from the coding sequence ATGGCAACAAATGTTAAACCGGATGAATTAAATTATGATCATTACGAAACAAAAAAATATGACGATGATATTGCTCGCTCTATTCCAGGACATGAGGAACTTCATAGACACATAGACCAAATTATTCAAAGAGAGTATATTTCAAGAGGAAAAGTTAAAGTCTTAGAATTAGGAGTTGGAACAGGATTAACAGCAGAAAGAATATTAAGACAAATGCCAAATGCGGAATATACAGCAGTTGATTTCTCTGAGCAAATGCTCGCAGGAGCAAGAAGACGTTTATCTCAATATAATATAACATTTGTAAATGGTGATTATTCACAAATTGATCTTCCAAATGATAACGACCTCGTAGTTTCTGTTGTAGGAATACACCACCAAAAGACCAATAAAGATAAAAAGTCTCTTTTTCAAAAAATATACCATTCCATAGCTGAAGATGGTTCTTTCATTTTTGGAGATTTGGTTACATATAAAGACAGAACAGAAGCAGCTTTAAATGAAGCAAGACATTACCATCATCTTGTTGAACACGCAGAAAATGAAGAATCATTAAGAGAATGGGCGCACCATCACAAATTCTTAAACAAACTTGCTCCTTTAGAAAACCAAGTAAAATGGCTTCGAGAGATTGGTTTCAGAGAGGTAAATGTAGTTTATCAGAAATTTAACACCGCATTAGTCTACGCTAAAAAGTAA
- a CDS encoding aminotransferase class V-fold PLP-dependent enzyme: MQRQTINWEEEIKPLFPEESLELLVETTRETVRDVNLDNAATTIPFSAVNNAVAEFLRTYGSVHRGSGQRSIISTQSYEQARARIQQFTGASLDSYVVFTKNTTEAINHATQLWSRIPGKVLVSDIEHSSNLLPWLAGNKVVQYRTKPNGTLNIEDVEEMFRTNDDIKLLAITGSSNVTGYKPPIHDLAEIAHKYGAKILVDACQLIQHQKVNVLPLNNPKHLDFVAFSGHKMYAPFGGGVLVGPKEFFDQAVPYQIGGGNLTYISRDLQLKRFPTVQAHDPGTPNAVGAISIAKATEILDFIGYDRIHEYESDLVRTAFRGLKQTDGVTVYVSESELGSVIPFDIRGTDSRLTAEILRDDYGIGVRAGSFCTYEFMRKIKNISDEQDQKISEEIDRGITRSIPGVVRASFGLVNNQEDVTRLISAVNEIAHNGIEHYSGIYKQDNTAGLWAKR; encoded by the coding sequence ATGCAAAGACAAACTATAAATTGGGAAGAAGAAATAAAGCCTCTTTTCCCAGAGGAAAGTCTGGAACTTTTAGTAGAGACTACTAGAGAAACAGTTAGAGATGTTAATCTAGACAATGCTGCTACTACAATCCCTTTCTCAGCAGTAAATAACGCTGTCGCTGAATTCCTAAGAACTTATGGCAGTGTTCACAGAGGTTCTGGACAGAGATCAATAATATCTACTCAAAGTTATGAACAAGCAAGAGCTAGAATTCAGCAGTTTACGGGAGCTTCTTTAGACAGTTATGTTGTTTTCACTAAAAACACTACTGAAGCTATTAATCACGCTACTCAATTATGGTCAAGAATCCCTGGAAAAGTCCTAGTTTCTGATATTGAACATTCTTCTAATCTACTTCCTTGGTTAGCTGGAAATAAAGTAGTGCAATATAGAACAAAACCCAATGGAACTTTGAATATTGAAGATGTTGAAGAAATGTTCAGAACGAATGATGACATAAAACTTCTTGCTATTACGGGCAGTTCTAATGTTACAGGATATAAACCCCCAATTCACGATTTAGCAGAAATTGCACATAAATATGGTGCTAAAATTTTAGTAGATGCTTGTCAATTAATCCAACATCAGAAAGTAAATGTTCTTCCACTTAATAATCCAAAACATTTAGATTTTGTTGCTTTTTCAGGACATAAAATGTATGCTCCTTTTGGTGGAGGCGTTCTTGTTGGACCAAAAGAATTTTTTGATCAAGCTGTTCCCTATCAAATTGGCGGAGGAAACCTTACTTATATCTCAAGAGATTTACAATTAAAGAGATTTCCAACAGTTCAGGCTCATGATCCAGGAACACCTAATGCTGTTGGTGCGATTTCCATCGCAAAAGCAACCGAAATATTAGACTTCATTGGCTATGATCGTATTCACGAATATGAATCTGATTTAGTTAGAACTGCTTTCAGAGGATTAAAGCAAACTGATGGCGTAACAGTTTATGTCTCTGAATCAGAATTAGGCAGCGTCATTCCTTTTGATATTAGAGGAACAGATAGCCGATTAACTGCTGAAATCCTAAGAGATGATTATGGGATTGGTGTACGAGCAGGTTCATTCTGTACTTATGAATTCATGAGAAAAATCAAGAATATCTCTGATGAACAAGACCAAAAAATCTCAGAAGAAATTGATAGAGGAATTACAAGAAGTATTCCCGGAGTTGTTAGGGCTAGTTTTGGCTTAGTGAATAATCAAGAAGATGTTACAAGATTAATTTCTGCTGTTAATGAAATTGCCCATAATGGAATAGAACATTATTCGGGAATATACAAACAAGACAATACCGCAGGATTGTGGGCAAAGAGGTAA
- a CDS encoding helix-turn-helix domain-containing protein produces MDETLLEKLGLTKGEIKVYLALNKLGESSIGPIGKESKVSKSKMYDILDKLIEKGLVGYITKEGTKYFMANDPYMILEYIEKKEDELGNTKKEVVAEVLPQLMMQRASVSKKRVAEMYEGLNGIKAIREELMQTFKAGDTLLVLGAPKVANVKWEGWFLDFHKRRIQRKVKMKIVYNANAQEYGKIREKMKLTEVRYLPNKLVSPNWIDIFPEAVLFVMVLNNPIAFVVRDVELANSFRSYFDIMWKNSMS; encoded by the coding sequence ATGGATGAAACTTTGCTTGAAAAATTAGGATTGACTAAGGGAGAAATTAAAGTCTATTTGGCTCTCAATAAATTAGGAGAATCCTCTATTGGACCTATTGGTAAGGAAAGTAAAGTCTCTAAATCCAAGATGTATGATATTCTTGACAAATTAATTGAAAAAGGGTTAGTTGGTTATATCACAAAAGAGGGAACAAAGTATTTTATGGCAAATGATCCTTACATGATTTTAGAGTATATTGAAAAGAAAGAAGATGAATTGGGCAATACCAAAAAAGAAGTTGTTGCTGAAGTTTTACCTCAATTGATGATGCAGAGAGCTTCTGTTTCTAAGAAGAGAGTTGCAGAGATGTATGAAGGATTGAATGGAATAAAAGCAATAAGAGAAGAATTAATGCAGACATTCAAAGCAGGAGATACTCTTTTAGTTCTGGGCGCACCTAAAGTTGCTAATGTCAAGTGGGAAGGTTGGTTTTTAGATTTTCACAAGAGAAGAATTCAAAGAAAAGTGAAGATGAAGATTGTTTATAACGCTAATGCTCAAGAATATGGAAAAATCAGAGAGAAAATGAAATTGACAGAAGTTCGTTATCTTCCGAATAAATTAGTTAGTCCTAATTGGATTGATATTTTTCCAGAAGCTGTTTTGTTTGTCATGGTTTTAAATAATCCTATTGCTTTCGTAGTAAGAGATGTCGAGTTAGCGAATAGTTTTAGATCCTACTTTGATATCATGTGGAAGAATTCTATGTCGTAA
- a CDS encoding DUF4411 family protein produces the protein MTDNVYIIDSSSLIELNKHNAMDVYVSVWKNISQLIQNDRFIAPKEVLNEIQNYDDTLAKWAKKQKKLFKIPTAKQIQLVQEILKEYPSLIDVNAKHSADPWVIALAIELSSQTQQTIFKIKRIVVTEEKLRGNKIRIPFVCNQKSIEAIDVVELFRAEGWKF, from the coding sequence ATGACGGATAATGTTTATATTATTGATAGTTCTTCCCTTATAGAACTGAATAAGCACAACGCAATGGACGTTTATGTAAGTGTTTGGAAGAATATTAGCCAATTGATTCAAAATGACCGCTTTATCGCTCCGAAAGAAGTTCTAAACGAAATACAAAATTATGATGATACACTGGCTAAATGGGCTAAAAAGCAGAAAAAGCTATTCAAAATACCTACTGCTAAACAAATCCAATTAGTGCAAGAAATATTAAAAGAATATCCTTCACTCATTGATGTTAATGCTAAGCACTCTGCAGATCCATGGGTGATTGCCCTTGCAATAGAATTATCTTCACAAACACAACAAACTATCTTTAAAATTAAAAGAATTGTAGTCACTGAAGAAAAACTAAGGGGAAACAAGATAAGAATTCCTTTTGTGTGCAATCAGAAATCAATAGAAGCCATAGATGTGGTTGAATTATTCAGAGCAGAAGGCTGGAAATTCTAG
- a CDS encoding XRE family transcriptional regulator, with protein sequence MSRNQPITVSVETSVLKWLIESSGWTKEEIAKRLKTSTQNIEKMESGEKKPSFRQLEELSHIFKRPVASFLLSKPLTEKPKPKDYRMLPDKTNKFDKKTIFVMRHARRLQELSKELSRNVDYDTKSKIERAKISDNSETVALKFREKFNLTEEKQRKFKSPYELFNYLRDLLEEQNIYLFQFSMPVEDARGFVFVDETPSVIVVNTKDNIEARIFSLMHEFAHILLGESVIDLPDATYTFKDNVEKWCNEFASAFLLPKDLAKSAFNTNKANLTQKETLKYLSNRYKVSKAMLLLNMLKLNYIEIKDYDAILARFKKEEIKPKTEAEKGTGGGIPSEVRCLSEVGNKFISLVANNYDKSHITYTDALNYLSIKSKSFDKVLSKAKK encoded by the coding sequence ATGTCCAGAAACCAACCAATCACCGTAAGTGTGGAAACATCTGTCCTAAAGTGGTTAATAGAAAGTTCAGGATGGACAAAAGAAGAGATAGCGAAGCGTCTAAAAACCAGTACTCAAAATATTGAAAAGATGGAATCTGGAGAGAAAAAGCCATCGTTTAGGCAATTGGAAGAGTTATCACACATATTCAAAAGACCTGTTGCATCGTTTCTATTATCAAAACCTCTGACAGAAAAACCAAAGCCAAAAGACTATAGAATGCTTCCTGACAAAACTAATAAATTTGACAAAAAAACAATTTTTGTAATGAGACATGCAAGAAGATTGCAAGAACTTAGTAAAGAACTATCCCGAAATGTTGACTATGACACTAAATCAAAAATAGAAAGGGCAAAAATATCAGACAATTCAGAAACAGTTGCTCTAAAGTTTAGAGAAAAATTCAATCTAACTGAAGAAAAACAAAGAAAATTCAAATCGCCCTATGAATTATTCAATTACTTAAGAGATCTTCTTGAAGAACAAAATATTTATTTATTCCAGTTCTCAATGCCTGTTGAAGATGCACGGGGATTTGTCTTTGTAGATGAAACACCAAGTGTAATCGTAGTAAATACAAAAGACAACATTGAAGCTCGAATATTCTCATTAATGCACGAATTCGCTCACATCCTTCTAGGCGAATCAGTAATTGATTTGCCCGATGCAACTTATACATTTAAAGATAATGTAGAAAAATGGTGCAACGAATTTGCATCAGCATTTCTATTGCCTAAAGACTTAGCAAAATCAGCTTTTAATACAAACAAGGCAAATCTTACTCAAAAAGAAACTCTCAAATATCTATCAAATAGATACAAAGTCAGTAAAGCAATGCTTCTCTTGAATATGCTTAAATTAAATTATATTGAAATAAAAGATTATGACGCTATTCTAGCACGATTCAAGAAAGAAGAAATCAAGCCTAAAACAGAAGCTGAAAAAGGAACTGGCGGAGGAATACCCTCTGAAGTAAGATGTCTTTCTGAAGTTGGAAATAAGTTCATTTCTCTAGTTGCTAATAATTATGACAAATCCCACATAACCTATACTGATGCATTAAATTATTTATCAATTAAATCAAAGAGTTTTGACAAGGTACTCTCAAAGGCGAAAAAATGA